Sequence from the Brevundimonas sp. SGAir0440 genome:
GTGCCCTATAGGGGCGCGCATCCCGAAGAGACGGTTATGTCCCACGAGGATTTTTTCGCCATCGACGGGCTCGAGTTGGTCGGCGTCGTGGTTGCGGCCTACGAGGACAAAAGGCGCCGGAAGAGCATCGATGCGAGTGGCCTCTGGCGATAACTACGCATAATGCGTTGACAAGGCCTATGCACAACGCATAGCGTCTCCTCATGAACGAGGAGACGCTCATGTTGGTCGAAGCTCATAGCCCTACCCGCTGCGTGTCGGTCGCTGCCGACGCCCCCAAGCCCTGCCGCTTTTGCGGCGAAGCCCGACAGATCGACATCGATCCCGGGGCTCTTGATGTCCTATGGGCGATTGACGCCGATGGAGCGGTCATCCGCGACGAGAGCGGCCAGCCGATCGACGCGCCGGCTGAGGATATCGCCATCTGCAAATCGTGCGATGCCGTCGCGCCGCTGAAAATCTGGAACGCGAGCCCCGAGTGGATGGCGGCGCGCGCGGCGAGCATCGTGGCCGCAGATGCCGAATATGACGACGACGGCGTCTGGATCGGGGTGCGCCAATGACGTGCGCCTCCGATCTGAGACCGACCGCAGCTGAGACGGCTGCGGCCCTGGTCTTCACTACCGATGGCTATTCGGATGACGATGGCGTCGATCATGTCACCGCAGCCGTGAGATCAGTCGCGGCCGCCGAGGCGCAAGCATCTGAATGGGATGTGGCCGAAGCCGAGTATCTTCGCGCGGCGGAAGCCAGCGATGACGCCAGTGCGCTCGAAGTGTCTGCGACCACCGACGATGTGGTCGAAGAGCACGGGCCCGTTCACGACGCCTACCTCGAAGCTCGATCGAGGTTGATGCAAACGACTGCTCCACACTGGGCTGCAATCGGCACCAAAGCCGATGCCTTCCTGCGGATGTGGGGCGATGATGAAACCTCTCGCTACGCCCGGGCCGCGCGGCGCCTGGCGGAGGTAGCGGCGAAGATCGGGAAGGCCTTGCCTGACGCATCTGATCTGATCGACGTGATGTCGGCTCGCGGCCACGCTGAGCAGCTCTGCTACTACCTGGCTCACGATGATGACGGCTATCGAAACTGGGCGGTCAGCCTGGGCGGCGTTGGGAAGATCGCGTCGGAGGCCGAAACTATAGCTTTAGAGACACGGCAGTTGGCGCGAGGGAACGACGCACAGCTTGCCGTGAGCGCCACCGTCGTCGGTGCGGTCTGGTTCTCCGACAAGCGCAGCGAAGGTGACGACGTCGAGAACCTCTCTGACCAGATGTCGACGGCCATCCGTGAAGCAAGCCTTCGACGGCCGAGCGCCTCCACCACCGAGATCGAGCGGGCCGCTAGGGGAGAAGCCTGCATCGGGGAGATAGAAGATCGGGCGTTTGTTCGACGGCCCACCACCCAGACTGGGCTCGCCTTTCAGCTACTTGTCGCAGCCGGGGAGATCGAGGTTGCCCAGTTTGGAACCGTCGGGGAACAGAAGGAAGTGGCGGCCGAGAACATCAGAACGGCGTTGAGTAACGCGATCCGGTTGATGGGCCTGCCATTCGATTATCGGACAGCTGAGTTCTATCTCGGGAAGCGCCTCTGCGATTTGGACGGCCGTCGTCGTGCGGGTCTGCAGCAATGATTTGGGACCGCTCTGACCCAGTCGCTCCCTCGATCCCCTCCGAGGTGCGCGAAGCTTTCGTCCTGAACTTGTGCCTGACCTACGGTGCGCCGGACGATGTCGGGCCGGCGAACGCCTGGCATGACGTCGGCACGGATCTATGCCGGCTCGCCCTGCTGGACGAGATCGAGGCCGTACGCGGCTTCGATCTGACGGATGACGAGCGAGAAGCCGTCCGCACCGTCGGTGATGTGATCGCTCTGGCTGGAGCGAGCCCGCCATGATGTGCGTCCCTGATGGCCTCCTGGCGCTCCTGAGCCTCGCGCAGATCGAGGCGCTCGACGACCTCGAGCACAACTGCGATCTCATCTCGACGCGGCCCAGCGCCGCCGAAGTGAGGTGGACCCTCGAACGGAGCGGAGTCTCTAGTGAGATACTGGCCGCCTTCATCGATCCGAATCCTACCCCCGCCGCTGATGGTAGCCGAAGGGCACCACCGCTGCCGGAGCATCTGATCTGGGATCTGGAGCCCGGCCTGCATGCGGACGGTAGCGGCCTCTATCTCCGCGTTCAGCAGAGTGGGTCGCGCAGTTGGGTGCTGATCGACTTCGACAACCGTCGGCGCCGGGAGCGCGGACTGGGTGGCGCCCGCCTCGTGAGCTTGGACGAGGCCCGGCGCAAAGCGAGGGCGTTGAAGCAAGCTGGCGCCCGCCTAGGAAAACTGGACCACCGACACACCGAAGAGGTCAGGACGTGAGTATCACGGCAGCCAACAGCAATGTGAAGAAGGGCAAGGCGTCAAATCTGCCACCCGGCGCCAAGCTCGCCTACACCGTCGACGAGGCCGGCCCCGCCATGGGCGTGAGCCGGACCACCGTCTTCGACATGATCCGCAACGGCGAGGTGATGGCGAAGAAGCTGCGCGGCCGCACGATCATCACGCGCGATGAACTGCAGCGCGTTATTGACGAGGCGCCACCGGCACGGGCAGCTTGACTCGACTCACCCTGCGGTTGCCCGCTAGGAGGGCGCCGGAGGAGTGATTTATGACTGACGCGACAGCCGCTTTGCCCGGGACTGAGAACCAGCCGTTCGGAGAAGAAGAGATCGCCGCAGCCGAGGGGGCAACGGCTCGGGATGCGGCTCTCGTCGTCTTGAACTGGGCGAAAACGCACCGTCTGTTCGGCCGTCCCGCCATGGAGGACTCAGCGGAAGCGGTCGACGAAGACCCTCAGCTGGAACCGCAGCAGCTGTTTGCCGCAAACGCTGTGCAGGAGGTGTTCCGTCGGCGGGCGATCAATCTTATCGGATTCAACGAGTTTGACAAAAAGGTCGTCGTCTTCACCAAAGGAAAGCTGACCGCCGCAGAGCAGAAGCTCGTCCCTTTCCAGGCTATCCCTGGATACACCATCGAGTACGTAACAGGCGGCCTCGCCGACGTGAAAGGCAGTCCGCCGCCGCCGCAGCGGCACTATCCCTATGCTCTGCGTAATGGGAAATATACCTGCGGCAGCTCCGTCTACCCTGCCGATTGCATTGGTGCCGGAACATTGGGCGCCCTCACTCGGAAGCCCGATGGGAAGCTTTTCGGTCTGACCAACAACCACGTGACGGGAGCCTGCAACAATGCGCAGCCGGGCTTGCCCATCCTCGCGCCTGGCCCTCTCGATGTGTCGAATGAGCATTGCGATCCGTTCACCATTGGTCGTCATTCACAGCTGCTGCCGATCAACGACGGCATCCCGGAGAACATCGAGATTAACCTGAACGCCGATGCGGCATGCTTCGAGATCACCGATCAGGCAACGGTGTCCTCATATCAGGGCGATGCCTTCGATACGCCGGCGGAGGTCGGAACACCTCGGCCGGGAATGAAAGTCGAGAAGATCGGCCGGACCACCGGACACACTACCGGCGTCATCATCGCGCAAGCAGTCTCGCCGGTCCCGGTCGCCTACGCCGTGCAGGAATACAACGTGCGGAAAACGGTCTTCTTCGACAACGTGTTCGTGGTCCACAGCACTACCGGAGAGCCCTTCTCGAAGGCCGGAGACTCTGGATCGCTGATCGTGCAGACCGATCCCGATGGCGTGAAGCGCGCGGTTGGTCTTCTGTTTGCTGGCAACCCCAGGACCGGCGAGACGTTCATTCTGCCGCTCGCTGAAGTGCTGAAGAAACTCGACCTTAACCTTGTCTCAGGTCATAATGTGTAATGGTCGCGATCACCGCCGACACTGCCGCTAGACAGCTGGCATCAGAGCTTGCTCTGCCTCCCTCCAGAGGGAGTGTGTTCGCGTGGTTTGACCCGGCTGGAGCCAAAATCGTCATTCGAGCCGAGCGGAGTTGGCTGCGTCGCCATCCCGAAATCCCGAATACGTACCTCGGTTTCACGGTTGAAACTGACGAGCCTTCAGGCGCGGTCGCCTTTCGATCCAACCGTCGCTAGGCGCGCCGCATCTCGACCACCGTCCCGGTCTTCGGGCGGTCCAGATAGCCCGCCCAGGCATCCATCAGCTTGATGCGCTTCTGGAAGGCATCGCCGCGCCGGTAAGCGCGCTCCGTCTCGTCCCCGACCCTATGCGCCAGCGCCGCCTCTGCGACAGAGTCCGCGAAGGCCGTGCATTCCCCGGCCCAATCCCTGAAGGTCGAGCGGAAGCCGTGGACGCTGTAGGCGTCGTCACCCATGCGCTCGAGCAACGCGGACATCGCCGCCGTAGAGAGCGCCGCGCCGTCTGCCTTGGCGAAGATGAAATCCGCCTTCGGCATTTCCTCCATCAGCTCCGTCACGATCTGAACGGCGCGATCGGTCAGCGGTACCCGGTGCGCGACCTTCATCTTCATGCGGTCGGCGGGGACGTTCCAGACCTTGTTGACCAGATCCACCTCACCCGGCCGGGCGAAGATCGTCTCGCTCGTCCGGGCCGCCGTCAGGATGGTGAACTCCAGGGCGCGCGCGGCGAGCGCCGGGCGGGCGCGCAGACGGGCCATGAAGTCGGCCGCCGCCTCATAGGGCATGGCCGGATGGTGGCCTTGCGTCAGACGTTGCCGCTTCGGCAGCAGCAGGGAAAGGTGGCCCTTCCATCGCGCGGGGTTCTCGCCCTTCCGCAAGCCCTTCGCCTTCGCGGCGTCCAGAACCCGCTCGATCCGGCCGCGAGTGCGTGACGCGGTTTCGGGCTTAATCGACCAGATCGGCTTGAGCACGTCCAGCACGTCCTCGGTCGAGACCGCATCGATGGCCAGCGGCCGCAGGCGGGCGGCATCGACGGTCAGGCTCTGCTTCCACTGATAGAGGTGCTTCGCGTTCTTCCACTCCGGGGCCAGCGCCTTCAGCAGATCGTCCGCGACATCGCCGAAGGTCACGCCCTCAACCTGGGCTGCCTTCTTGGCCTCGATGGGGTTGATGCTCTTCGCCACCTGGCGCCGAGCTTCCTCGGCGATCTCCCGAGCCTCGGCCAGCGACGTGACCGCCAGACCACCGAGGCCCATCTGTTTGCGCGCGCCGCGCCATTGGAAGATGAAGGTCCAGCGCTTGCCGACGCCGCTCTTATCGACTTCCAGATACAGACCACCGCCGTCGGCATGAAGGCCGGGCTGTTTCGTCGTGGTGACGAAGCGGTGTGTCAGACGGTTGGTCGGTCGCGCCATAAGTAGAACGTAGCATGAACTCGCGTTCTTGGCGCGTTCTGCCTTACCCTAAAAGTTACCCTAAAAGCGGACGCGGCTTGCACCGCACCGCCACGGACACTTACGGACGACGCGCCCCGCAACGTCAATGGTAGCGGGCATCTTCTGGACTGATGTGAACCTTCTCGAATACAGGTCGGTGTTCCCTCGGCTCCACCAAATCCTTGCTCCACAAGGGTTTGGACGGAAACAGGCGATAAAACTGACACCACGCTGCTACACACGGCTTCCAAGCGACCGTCGAAAAAGCGTTCTCATACAGTTAGTTCACTGTCGCGAGACTGTAGCACCACCTCGTCGCACACACCGTTCAAACGGCCTCTTCAACCGTCCCCTCGGTCATCTGATGCTCGGCGTCGGCAATCGTCTGGCCTGATCGTTCGGGGATCGACCTACTATCTTCGGCTTCGTGTTCCGCGTTCGTTGGCCGGGATCATCGGCAAGACGGAGGTCATGAAGTCTCTCGGCACCGGCTATCGGGCTGATGCTGTCCGCAAAGCTCGGATCGTCGCAGCAGCGTTCGAGCAGCAATGGCGAGACATCGAAGCCCACGGCATTCAGCCTGTTATCCCGATTACGCCAGACCGTTCGAAGCTCGTGCCGACGACCCCGGCGTCACCAGCGGATAAGACGCTTCGCCAAGCGTTCGAACTGTTCCGATCCGATCCCGCGAAACAGCGCAGCCGGAAGACAGACCTCCACTATCTGAACCTCATCGAGTTGACGGTCGGACTTTGGGGCGAAAGTCGCACGATCCGCTCCATCGACCGTGAAGCGTCACGCGAGCTTCTCGATGTGCTCCTGTGGTTGCCAGCGAACGCCGAGAAGAAGTTTCCGAAGCTGTCGCCTCTCGCGGCTTCGAGGATGGCGAAAGAGAAGGGCCTGACTGGGCGGCTCTCGCCCGCCTCTGTTAACGGCTACATGTGCAAGTTCCGCGCGGTGATGAACTTCTGTCAAAACGAGGGTTGGATCGAACGGAACCCAGCCAAGGGGCTTCAGGTCATCGACCGGGTGAAGCGAAGGGATAAACGCCTACCATTTTCCACCGAGCAGCTACGCCTTATCTTCGATGCGCCGATCTACAGAGGTTGCGTTGACGATTGGGCCGGATACTCCACACCCGGTTACGCGCACCCACGTCGTGGCCGGTTCTGGGTGCCTTTGATCGCCTTGTTCTCGGGCATGCGAATGAACGAGATTTGCCAGCTTCACGTCGCAGACATTCATCGGCTGGACGATGTGGACTGCTTCTTCGTGACGGAGGGGCCGTCCGATGTGGACAACGGGAAACGCCTCAAGACAGAAGCCAGCGAGCGGTTCATTCCGGTCCACCCCGCGTTGATCGAGATCGGGTTCATGACTTTTGTTGAGCAGCGGCGCGAGGCTGGCGCGGTGCGCTTGTTCTCTGAACTCCAGAAGTCCAGCACCGGCTATTATAGCGACCCATTCTCGAAGTGGTTCAGGCGGTTCTTGGAACGCGCCGGTGCTCGCCGAGAGAAGACCTGCTTCCATTCGTTTCGGCACTGCTATCGCGACGCGCTCCGCGAGGCGCGCGTTGAGCATGAGATTGCACTTGCGCTGGGCGGTTGGTCGTCCGGAAGCGGGAACGAAGGCGGCGAGACTGCTGCCGCTTATGGGCGAGGCTACCGAGCCAGCACACTCTATGAAGCAATCGGGAGGGTCAGGTATGATGGGTTGGACCTCTCACACCTCTCTGAAATTACCATAGAGGGAGCTTAAGCGGCCCCAAAGGCTGCAACTCCCGTGCTTCAATCAAATTGATCGCAACAAATCAGAAGCTGAATCTCGGCATCAAAGCCTTGTTGAATCGGAGTCAAGCGGTTTGTGGAGCCTGTTTCGACCTCTACGAATCAAATCACGATCAAATGTCTCGCGGGACCTCAACGCACGTCTAATCCCAGAAAGGCACATAGCCACTTTTGGGCCGATCAGAATCGGCAGGACGTATCAGTCCTTCATCCATAGCTTCACGGATAACGCGGGACACCTGAGCAGCGTTCTGGTCTTCGATTCCAAAGCGTTCTCGCAGACTGGCGTTCGTCATGCGCTTGCGCTCGTGGCGGCGTAGGCAAGCATGCTGATAACAGATTTCAACCCGTTGTTGCCGGTCCAACTCGGCAAAGGATTTTGGTCCCAGCAGGGTCACTCTGGTCGTCCCGTCCACGGTCTCAAAGTTGGGGGCGGGCAGTCTATATTGCTCGGTAGCTTCTACCACTTTGACAAGCCCCGAGCCCAACTCCTCACACATGCCCATGCGTCGCATCAGACTGGCGAGGTGCTCGTTTCGGGACCGAGGTGGGGCTCCGAAAAGCTTTCGGATCATTTCGTTGACCGGAACGCCCGGATTGGAAATCTCGATTCGATCTGCGTAAATTTCTACAATCGGGCTCGTGCCACTGATCGTCATATCTTGGTGGACAAGTGCGTTGGCGATCAACTCACGGATCGCAATCTGCGGGTAGGCGCGGTGACTTGATCGAAGACCATTCTCGATCCGCTCCTCCATAGGCAGGAGATCATCGATAAACTTCAGCATACCGGTGAAGCCAGCAGCGTAGCCTCGAACACCCTCCTGAGTGCGGAGGGTTTTGCCCTTGCTCACACCGTCATACTGAACGACGCGCAGAGCTTTTCGCGCAATCGCAGGGAAGGCGTCCAGACGACGAGCGATAAGGATCGCTCCCAGATTGAGGATATTCCAGCGATCCCCGACATCTTTCGAAATCAACCTGTCGGCTGCAAATCGCTCCAAGACGCCATCATCGGTAGAGGGCGCCTTCTCGCCCAGAAGATTGAAGAACGCTTCGTGATCCAAAGCGGCCAGAACGTCATCTGCTGTTTGAAAGGTCGCCGCGACTCCCGTCTCCCAAGCGAATGGGCGCAGCTTTCCAAGTAGGTCAGCCTCACGCTCTGGATAATCGGTAAGCTTCGGAGTCGCGCTGCCTATCCGAATGTAGGGAATGTCTTGGAACTTGATCGATACCATTCGTGCGGACGGTATCTCCAAAACCACGACACGCCCCTCCTCGAACGAGGCGGTGTGGAAGCGCAACGATGGGCTGGGGATCAGATTTTTTCCGAGCCAGAATTCCAGCGGCTCGTTTCCCTTTTTCTCCGTGCTGGGCTCGAAAGAAGTGCCGACGATCTCGTGGTCATCGTCGCGGATGCCCCACACCAAGTAACCTGATTGTTGACCAGCCAGACAAGCAGCGTTGGCAATGGCGGAGATCGTCTTACCCATTCGCTCTGGATCAAGATTGTTGTGCTTGAACTCCGCCCAGTCCGTTTCGGCCGGGAGTTTTCGGAGGTCGGCAATCAACATCTTCAGGCGATCAGAATCCATTCAGACACCCTACACGAGTTGCACAAGCTTTGCGTCAACGCGGAACACGAAGCCGAAGATAGTAGGTCGATCCCCGAACGATCAGGCCAGACGATTGCCGACGCCGAGCATCAGATGACCGAGGGGACGGTTGAAGAGGCCGTTTGAACGGTGTGTGCGACGAGGTGGTGCTACAGTCTCGCGACAGTGAACTAACTGTATGAGAACGCTTTTTCGACGGTCGCTTGGAAGCCGTGTGTAGCAGCGTGGTGTCAGTTTTATCGCCTGTTTCCGTCCAAACCCTTGTGGAGCAAGGATTTGGTGGAGCCGAGGGGACGCCAGAGGTGCCGTTTTCACGGCTGCCGTGATTTTGGGCTGCACGGCCTCCAGACGGTTCGTCCTGGCCTTGGGTGACCGTAGGGGCGATCTCGTCGGTCATGAGGTCTCCAGGTGGCTCTCAGGCATTCACGTCATCATGCCGCCACGGTGGCAGCATCGGTCTGCCCTGCCGGGGCCATCGACCGTTTTACCCGTTGGACCGTGGCCGTGCTGAATCCGGTCGCCTTTGCGATCGTACGGATGGACTGGCCACGGTTCAGGCGATCGCGGACCGGCTTGAGGTCGATCGGCGCGATGGCGGGGCGGCCCAGGCGGGTGCCTTTGGCGCGAGCGCGGTCGAGCCCCGCATTGATCCTGGTCGTGATGATGGCTCGTTCGAACTCGGCGAAGACGGCCAGCATCTGGAAGAGCATACGGCCCGAGGGCGTCGAGGTATCGACGGCCTGTTGGTGCAGATAGAGGTCGCAGCCCCTGGCCTGGATGTCGGATAGGAAGGCCACCAGATCGGGCAGAGAGCGTCCCAGACGATCGACGGCGAAGGCGGCGACCATATCGACCTCTCGACGATGGACGGCCTTCATCAGAGCATCGAATCCGGGACGCTTGTCCCGGCTCTTGGCTCCGCTGATCCCGGCGTCTTCGAAGACCTGGACGATGGTCCAGCCGGATCGTTCGGCGACCTCGTTCAGGATTCGAAGCTGGTTCTCGGTCGTCTGCTGATCGGTTGAGACCCTGAGGTAAATCCCTGCGCGTTTCACGGGCGTGAGACTCCCACAGTTCTCCAGGGCGTCAAGGAAATGCTGATGTCCTCGGGCGATGGTGTGGACATGACTTCGGCTGAACCAGACCTCCAGGATGTCATGGCCGCCATCGGCGAAGTGATGTTGCGGTGGGGCTTCCTCGAAGCCGTGATGCTGGAGAAGCTCGATCAAGCGAGTGCCGTTATTCATCCAACGGCACCTCCGATTCAGCAATGGCGGCGCGCCAGCACCCATATCGGACAGCCCTTCGTTCAATGGCTGGAAGAGATCGAAAGGGCAGCAGTTGTCCGAAACCTGCTCGCTCATGGCCTCAACGGCGCGCGCTCGGTCCCACGTTGCGAGGTCTATTGCCGACAGCCAGGGGGAGCGATCACTTCCATCAGCCTCGGCGAGCTCCAGGCCGCCGCGCAAGAGATCGACGGCCTCCGTCTTCGCCTTCACCTCAACCGCGCATGACGCCCAACTCGCGTGACTCATTCACATGATTGCTGACACGCCCGGCTGTCCTGAACGGATGCCCGTACGCCGGGCTCGGAGAGAAGATTGTGCGGGCGGGATTTTGTTACGCCCGCAAGGTTGGGCCGGCGGTCCAGCTACTCGGCTACCAGACCCGCCGGCGCCCTTGAGCGGAGGTAAGGAAATCATCGTCCAAGGCTCCTTGGTTCAAATCGAGCCACGCTTTCGCTCGATGATAGGCTGGCATGATCTCCGCTAACGCAGCCCAGAAATCCGGCCCATGGGATCGAACCTTCAGGTGAACCAGTTCGTGCGCGACCACATATTCGAGCACCGCCTTGGGCGCGAAGACGAGGGTCCAGTTAATCAGGATGGCCCCTGTCGGGCCACAGGCACCCCAGCCGGTCTTCATGTCGGCCACGCGGATGGTTCGAGGCTTGAGGTCGAACCGCCGTCGATACGCGGCGGCGATCTCCATCACGTCGCGCCGCACGCGCCGCTTGAGCCATAGCTTGATTTCGGTGGCAACGATCCCGTCCTGATCCTCGCCTCGGACCCACGTGGGAAGGTCCACGACGAAGCCGTTCTTGAAGGCGATCTCGATGTGTGGCCCGTCATGCCGCCGCACGGTCAGCTTCGCCATTCGTCCGCGATAGGGAATCTTCGAGCCCGTCATGAACCGCGGCACGACTGCCCGCTTCGTCACGACCGCCTCAAGCTCGCGCAGGGTGTTGAACAGCCACTGCCGCTTGCGGGTCAGGAAGGCGTCGATCTCCGCGTCGTCGTCCGTCGTCAGAACCAGGACTTCGACATGGCCGGGTGTGACCGTGATCCGCCGCTCCGAAGCGGCTGCGGATCGCCGAAGTTCAAAGGCGACCTCGGTCTGGCCGATGCGCACCACGCCCATCAGCGACCCTCGGCGTAGGCGTGCACCGAATAGGCTTCGATCTCGTCGCGCACCGTGCTGGCGTCGCCGAGGTTCAGACGCCGAAGGAATTTGCGGACCTCGCGCCGCAGTTCCTTCTTGTAGCCGTCCATGAAAAACCACGACGGCTGGCTAGCCTGCGCCTGGGCGTAGAGGTCTCCGATCTCCACGGCGACGGCATGGATCGCCGCGTGGTCCGCGTCCGTGACGTGCGGCTCCATGATCCGCAGAATCGCGAAAGCGCGCTTGTCCATTCCCAGCTCGGCATGGGCCCCGGCCTCGGCTTCGATCCCGCCCGTCAGGTCTTCGAAGTCCTTCAGTCCCTCGGCGGCGGCAATCTGGCCTTCTTCGAACCGGCGGATGATCTCCAGCACACGTTCAGAGAAGCGGCCATATTGGGCGGGGTTCTTGTCCACGAGTTCGCGGGTGACCCGCTTCAGTTCGGCGGCCTTCCGAACGAATGCTTCGTGCAGTTCTTCGTCCGGTTTCCCTTCAGTATCGAAGTCGCCCTTGAACTCGGGGTCCGTGATGTTCCGAAGGCGGACGGTCGTCGTCAGGCCGGTGGCCCGGACGTGCTCCTCCAGCATGTCTTTGATCTTGCCCGAGTAGGTCAGGTGATCGAGGCTCTCGTCCTTGGTGATCGCCTGTTGGGCCAGCCGCAGGAAAGTCGCGGCCCATTTCATATCCTCGGTGAAGTCGAGGATCGCCGGATCGGGCGACAGGTCGCCATAGGTCCGCACGAAGTGGCGGCCCAGCCGCAGAAG
This genomic interval carries:
- a CDS encoding Arm DNA-binding domain-containing protein, with the protein product MMCVPDGLLALLSLAQIEALDDLEHNCDLISTRPSAAEVRWTLERSGVSSEILAAFIDPNPTPAADGSRRAPPLPEHLIWDLEPGLHADGSGLYLRVQQSGSRSWVLIDFDNRRRRERGLGGARLVSLDEARRKARALKQAGARLGKLDHRHTEEVRT
- a CDS encoding helix-turn-helix domain-containing protein translates to MSITAANSNVKKGKASNLPPGAKLAYTVDEAGPAMGVSRTTVFDMIRNGEVMAKKLRGRTIITRDELQRVIDEAPPARAA
- a CDS encoding site-specific integrase, which gives rise to MARPTNRLTHRFVTTTKQPGLHADGGGLYLEVDKSGVGKRWTFIFQWRGARKQMGLGGLAVTSLAEAREIAEEARRQVAKSINPIEAKKAAQVEGVTFGDVADDLLKALAPEWKNAKHLYQWKQSLTVDAARLRPLAIDAVSTEDVLDVLKPIWSIKPETASRTRGRIERVLDAAKAKGLRKGENPARWKGHLSLLLPKRQRLTQGHHPAMPYEAAADFMARLRARPALAARALEFTILTAARTSETIFARPGEVDLVNKVWNVPADRMKMKVAHRVPLTDRAVQIVTELMEEMPKADFIFAKADGAALSTAAMSALLERMGDDAYSVHGFRSTFRDWAGECTAFADSVAEAALAHRVGDETERAYRRGDAFQKRIKLMDAWAGYLDRPKTGTVVEMRRA
- a CDS encoding DUF6538 domain-containing protein; translation: MAGIIGKTEVMKSLGTGYRADAVRKARIVAAAFEQQWRDIEAHGIQPVIPITPDRSKLVPTTPASPADKTLRQAFELFRSDPAKQRSRKTDLHYLNLIELTVGLWGESRTIRSIDREASRELLDVLLWLPANAEKKFPKLSPLAASRMAKEKGLTGRLSPASVNGYMCKFRAVMNFCQNEGWIERNPAKGLQVIDRVKRRDKRLPFSTEQLRLIFDAPIYRGCVDDWAGYSTPGYAHPRRGRFWVPLIALFSGMRMNEICQLHVADIHRLDDVDCFFVTEGPSDVDNGKRLKTEASERFIPVHPALIEIGFMTFVEQRREAGAVRLFSELQKSSTGYYSDPFSKWFRRFLERAGARREKTCFHSFRHCYRDALREARVEHEIALALGGWSSGSGNEGGETAAAYGRGYRASTLYEAIGRVRYDGLDLSHLSEITIEGA
- a CDS encoding ATP-binding protein, with the protein product MDSDRLKMLIADLRKLPAETDWAEFKHNNLDPERMGKTISAIANAACLAGQQSGYLVWGIRDDDHEIVGTSFEPSTEKKGNEPLEFWLGKNLIPSPSLRFHTASFEEGRVVVLEIPSARMVSIKFQDIPYIRIGSATPKLTDYPEREADLLGKLRPFAWETGVAATFQTADDVLAALDHEAFFNLLGEKAPSTDDGVLERFAADRLISKDVGDRWNILNLGAILIARRLDAFPAIARKALRVVQYDGVSKGKTLRTQEGVRGYAAGFTGMLKFIDDLLPMEERIENGLRSSHRAYPQIAIRELIANALVHQDMTISGTSPIVEIYADRIEISNPGVPVNEMIRKLFGAPPRSRNEHLASLMRRMGMCEELGSGLVKVVEATEQYRLPAPNFETVDGTTRVTLLGPKSFAELDRQQRVEICYQHACLRRHERKRMTNASLRERFGIEDQNAAQVSRVIREAMDEGLIRPADSDRPKSGYVPFWD
- a CDS encoding recombinase family protein; amino-acid sequence: MKRAGIYLRVSTDQQTTENQLRILNEVAERSGWTIVQVFEDAGISGAKSRDKRPGFDALMKAVHRREVDMVAAFAVDRLGRSLPDLVAFLSDIQARGCDLYLHQQAVDTSTPSGRMLFQMLAVFAEFERAIITTRINAGLDRARAKGTRLGRPAIAPIDLKPVRDRLNRGQSIRTIAKATGFSTATVQRVKRSMAPAGQTDAATVAA
- a CDS encoding M48 family metallopeptidase, with amino-acid sequence MGVVRIGQTEVAFELRRSAAASERRITVTPGHVEVLVLTTDDDAEIDAFLTRKRQWLFNTLRELEAVVTKRAVVPRFMTGSKIPYRGRMAKLTVRRHDGPHIEIAFKNGFVVDLPTWVRGEDQDGIVATEIKLWLKRRVRRDVMEIAAAYRRRFDLKPRTIRVADMKTGWGACGPTGAILINWTLVFAPKAVLEYVVAHELVHLKVRSHGPDFWAALAEIMPAYHRAKAWLDLNQGALDDDFLTSAQGRRRVW